ACAAACCGGCCGGTTCGACGGCGACTACGTCGGATGGCTGTCGGACGACGCCGTGCCGGAACTGGTGCGCGCGCTTCCGCGGCTGAAGCCGGAGGCGCGGGTGCGGGTTCTGGAGCATGTGTGCTGGGGACGCCGGTACGCTCCCGACGGCTGGTGGGCCGAGAACGCCTCGGCGGCGAATGCAGAGGACGCGCGGACGGCCGCGTGCGGAGGACAAAGGACCGCGCGATGAGGTTTGCACCCATACCGGAGGCCGTGGACAGGCTCGCGTCGGGGCAGATGGTCGTGGTCGTGGACGGGCCCGACCGCGAGAACGAGGGGGACCTGACCATGGCCGCCGCCCGGGTCACGGCCGAGGCGATCAACTTCATGCTGACCTTCGCCAAGGGGCTGGTCTGCATGCCCTGTCAGCCGTCGAGGCTCGACGAACTCGACCTGCACCCGATGGTGACTTCGAACACGTCCGCTCACGAGACGGCCTTCACGGTGTCCGTCGACCACCGGACCGCCGGAAGCGGCATCTCGGCCGCGGACCGCGCGACCACCATCCGCAGGATCCTGGACCCGGAAAGCGTCGCGGGGGACTTCATGCGGCCGGGCCACGTGTTCCCCTTGCGGGCCAGAGCCGGCGGAGTGGTGGAACGCGCCGGCCACACCGAGGCCGCCGTCGAGCTGGCCGCGATGTCGGGACTCGGAGCAAGCGGCGTGATCTGCGAGGTCCTCAACCGCGATGGCACCGTCGCGCGACTGCCGGACCTGACGGACTTCGCCGCGGTCCACGGACTGGTCGTCGTGTCGATCGAGGACCTGATCGCCCACCGGGCGCGGACGGCCAACGGTGCCGGCTCCAACGGATCCGCCCGCCGAGCCGCCGGCGCTCCCAGCCGCTCGGGCGCCGGTGGGTAGTCTGGTCGTCCCAGGCCACCAGAAAGGAATTTCGCCCATGGACA
This sequence is a window from Actinomycetota bacterium. Protein-coding genes within it:
- the ribB gene encoding 3,4-dihydroxy-2-butanone-4-phosphate synthase, with translation MRFAPIPEAVDRLASGQMVVVVDGPDRENEGDLTMAAARVTAEAINFMLTFAKGLVCMPCQPSRLDELDLHPMVTSNTSAHETAFTVSVDHRTAGSGISAADRATTIRRILDPESVAGDFMRPGHVFPLRARAGGVVERAGHTEAAVELAAMSGLGASGVICEVLNRDGTVARLPDLTDFAAVHGLVVVSIEDLIAHRARTANGAGSNGSARRAAGAPSRSGAGG